A genomic window from Osmia bicornis bicornis chromosome 4, iOsmBic2.1, whole genome shotgun sequence includes:
- the LOC114878407 gene encoding ankyrin repeat and BTB/POZ domain-containing protein BTBD11 isoform X3: MNVERPTMDGCGQQPLFLTGTSGSGGISNPQQQTVQTGAPPEHYGGPLSLSICISDSGHEILRPKPRRPGGGGGSGRELYCPPYSKDFTDSSTKNGVHNMVHMVAERDTDSVAPTPTPQHPHHSQHHHLSLHEIRALQRRPECTGNSSSDENRSSGHASMSDTGGHTSSSSPPHRHHRAHSPQQLNSVPEDDRLSASVTQRNGRSRSGQNRNRHRATPAKLQVPWSGSGLEDIKLAIQQLTMRSHKSSSTYSSLSGSESSEPAVRRLMRHSSLETINTNVTSADEFVWVDSHNRLVELQQLPWTHHDVLRVLQNGRTREHMEQVSMETIPRLSYLLQRALVRVGRETQRLAKPVGLCSKHEVYSAFKIVLCPALADSCTKACLRAAAMFAVSGDQLKQSKASRSGLQLPVGRFLRWMSDVRLGRMIHEYAAIYLTAGIENLLEEILLQCIPTDPHTTLTATMLEHAIANSGDLWGLLQPYAHLNAGRTASGALAMPRWASVSSLNSSSSSSRSGRDATSSALEPSLLTTCVGSMSELIDLISKVAQAGRSPIPLTTKALNALFYYMRCSQLEHGERGSGIQELAYERAYVVLPPLVEWLRVATAHAEHRHGLVVDQDDINQAARLLLPGVDCPVRPICFEEVSVCSKRIDDTEYVRLLTMDMAFKMLTSGRADLIAQAMPLLPSAKINTVNDNGFTALMIACINGDETAVLALLDAGADLNIESPPPSTGQLANTPSKVPVTPGTSSTRSPVTPSSMMSSGKSIQSSNSASSLPSPSNNVSSNVCCNQTAFNAETQHWTALTYTALMGHCNIARILLERGAAVEGGAKPSEDKCTVTPLQAATATGNNEMVALLLAHGAQPFLSTLIKDSFSYSGSAQRGCYSAISVATAHGQRSCLHQLLSHPLNFSAKRGEKEVLSLEEILAEGSAASSPQQQTVDGRGNRREGKEPVFNKVQTKALQEAMYHSAESNHLDITMELRGLKVGWTLHCWMHSLGTAHEMRLDSVIDQLLQDFLQVCPDDYSTQFVQECLPLLFNIFRYSKKEGTTLLLADIFCTCFGWEPIKPIRDTTLSSGSRIDPKFVNNPELSDVQFRVEGRVFYGHKIVLVTSSPRFRNMLSSKLCEGNPPIVQINDIRYHIFQMVMEFLYHGGCATLEVNQSDVLELMAAANFFQLDGLLRYCEAQCSSMVDLDNIVSMYIHAKVYNATQLLEYCQGFLLQNMVALLTYDDSVKRLLFAKKLPNHDVLAGLLLTLQARIKTRRSQQQNKIKA; encoded by the exons ATGAACGTCGAACGACCAACGATGGACGGTTGCGGTCAGCAGCCGTTGTTTTTGACCGGGACTTCCGGTTCTGGCGGTATATCCAATCCCCAGCAGCAAACTGTCCAAACCGGTGCGCCTCCCGAACATTATGGAGGACCATTGAGCCTGAGTATCTGCATATCCGATTCCGGCCACGAGATACTGCGACCCAAGCCACGTCG ACCTGGCGGTGGCGGTGGCAGTGGAAGGGAATTGTATTGTCCTCCGTATTCAAAGGATTTTACGGACAGTTCAACGAAAAACGGTGTCCACAATATGGTTCACATGGTAGCGGAAAGGGACACGGATAGCGTAGCACCAACGCCAACGCCTCAGCACCCTCATCATTCTCAGCATCACCATCTCAGTTTACACGAAATTCGTGCGCTTCAG aGGCGACCAGAATGTACTGGTAATAGCTCCTCGGATGAGAATCGATCGTCGGGACATGCGAGCATGTCGGACACGGGTGGCCACACGAGCAGCAGTTCACCACCGCATCGTCACCACAGAGCTCACAGTCCCCAACAGTTAAACTCGGTGCCCGAAGACGATCGTTTGTCAGCCTCGGTTACACAGAGAAATGGCAGGAGTAGATCCGGCCAGAATCGCAATAGACACAGAGCTACACCTGCCAAG TTGCAGGTACCCTGGTCCGGTTCCGGTTTAGAGGATATCAAACTAGCTATCCAGCAGCTGACAATGCGCTCTCACAAATCATCCTCGACTTACTCCTCCTTGAGCGGCTCCGAGAGTTCAGAACCAGCTGTAAGGAGGTTGATGAGACATTCCAGCCTGGAAACTATCAACACTAACGTGACCAGCGCCGACGAATTCGTCTGGGTAGACTCGCACAATAGACTGGTGGAACTGCAACAATTACCCTGGACTCATCACGACGTCCTACGCGTTTTACAAAATGGTAGAACCAGGGAGCACATGGAACAAGTGTCGATGGAAACGATACCTCGGCTCTCTTATTTGTTGCAACGCGCTCTGGTCAGAGTTGGTCGAGAAACGCAGAGATTAGCGAAACCAGTTGGTCTTTGCAGCAAACACGAAGTGTACAGCGCGTTCAAGATTGTCCTTTGTCCGGCTTTGGCAGATTCTTGCACCAAG GCATGCTTAAGAGCCGCGGCTATGTTTGCCGTATCCGGTGATCAGCTGAAGCAATCAAAAGCATCTCGTTCAGGGTTGCAGCTACCGGTAGGACGATTTCTTCGTTGGATGTCCGACGTACGGCTTGGAAGAATGATACACGAATACGCGGCCATATATTTGACCGCGGGTATTGAAAACCTTCTGGAAGAAATATTGTTACAATGCATACCTACCGATCCGCACACAACGTTAACCGCAACGATGCTGGAACATGCTATAGCGAACAGCGGTGATTTATGGGGTCTTCTGCAACCGTACGCGCATTTGAATGCTGGTCGAACAGCATCAG GTGCTCTGGCAATGCCACGTTGGGCAAGCGTAAGTTCCTTAAACTCTTCTTCGTCGTCGTCTCGCAGTGGAAGAGACGCAACGAGTTCAGCATTGGAACCATCGCTGTTAACCACCTGTGTCGGCTCGATGTCAGAGTTGATAGATTTGATCTCCAAAGTGGCACAAGCCGGACGTTCACCCATACCCTTAACAACCAAAGCACTGAACGCTTTGTTCTATTATATGAGGTGTTCACAG ttGGAGCATGGAGAACGAGGTTCTGGTATACAAGAACTCGCTTATGAACGAGCGTACGTGGTCCTTCCGCCGTTGGTAGAGTGGCTACGCGTTGCAACTGCTCATGCAGAACATAGACACGGCCTCGTTGTAGATCAAGACGATATTAATCAAGCTGCCAGATTGCTATTACCTGGAGTAGACTGCCCTGTTAGACCTATATG CTTTGAAGAAGTTTCAGTCTGTTCGAAACGCATCGATGACACCGAATATGTGCGTCTTCTTACGATGGATATGGCGTTCAAAATGTTAACCAGTGGTCGTGCCGATCTGATAGCTCAAGCTATGCCTCTTTTGCCATCCGCGAAAATCAACACGGTAAACGACAATGGTTTCACCGCGTTGATGATAGCCTGCATAAACGGGGATGAAACTGCTGTACTAGCTTTACTGGATGCTGGAGCGGACTTGAATATAGAAAGTCCACCACCCTCCACTGGTCAATTAGCAAACACACCTTCCAAGGTTCCGGTAACACCAGGGACATCGAGCACTAGAAGTCCCGTTACTCCATCCTCGATGATGTCCTCAGGGAAAAGTATCCAATCTTCGAATTCAGCTTCCAGTTTACCAAGTCCTTCGAACAACGTTTCGAGCAATGTCTGCTGCAATCAAACTGCTTTCAATGCTGAAACTCAACACTGGACCGCTTTAACTTACACGGCATTGATGGGACACTGTAATATCGCCAGGATATTGTTGGAAAGAGGCGCAGCAGTGGAAGGTGGTGCTAAACCCAGTGAggacaaatgtacagttacACCGTTGCAAGCTGCTACAGCAACTGGTAACAACGAAATGGTGGCACTGCTGTTAGCTCACGGAGCGCAACCATTTTTGTCAACGTTGATCAAAGATTCGTTTTCTTACTCCGGATCAGCGCAACGTGGTTGTTACAG TGCAATATCAGTAGCAACAGCTCATGGTCAAAGAAGCTGCCTTCACCAGCTGTTATCTCATCCTCTGAATTTTTCTGCTAAACGAGGAGAGAAAGAGGTGTTGTCTTTGGAAGAGATTCTTGCAGAAGGTAGCGCAGCCAGCAGTCCGCAACAACAAACTGTAGATGGAAGAGGGAATCGAAGGGAAGGAAAAGAACCAGTTTTTAATAAGGTTCAGACAAAAGCTTTGCAGGAAGCGATGTATCACAGTGCTGAAAGTAACCATTTag ATATCACAATGGAACTTCGTGGATTAAAAGTAGGTTGGACCTTACATTGTTGGATGCATAGTCTTGGAACAGCTCACGAAATGAGACTAGATTCCGTGATAGATCAATTGCTTCAAGATTTCCTTCAAGTGTGTCCAGATGATTATTCGACACAATTTGTACAAGAATGTCTTCCTTtgttatttaacatttttaggTATAGCAAG aAAGAAGGCACGACTCTTCTTCTTGCCGACATTTTCTGTACATGCTTTGGGTGGGAACCGATAAAACCTATCAGAGACACTACACTTTCAAGTGGATCAAGAATAGAtccaaaatttgtaaataatcCAGAGTTAAGCGATGTACAGTTCAGAGTGGAGGGTAGAGTTTTCTATGGCCATAAAATTGTTTTAGTCACATCCTCTCCAAGGTTTAGAAACATGTTGAGTTCCAAATTATGCGAGGGAAATCCTCCTATTGTACAGATTAATGATATACGATACCACATTTTTCAG aTGGTTATGGAATTTTTGTACCACGGTGGATGTGCCACATTAGAAGTTAATCAAAGTGATGTCTTGGAATTAATGGCTGCAGCGAATTTCTTCCAATTAGATGGTTTGCTTAGGTACTGTGAAGCGCAATGCTCTTCAATGGTTGATCTTGATAACATTGTTTCCATGTACATTCATGCAAAg GTTTATAACGCGACTCAACTTTTAGAATATTGCCAAGGatttttgttacaaaataTGGTCGCTTTATTGACTTACGATGACTCGGTTAAGCGTCTATTGTTTGCTAAAAAACTGCCAAATCACGATGTCCTCGCGGGCCTTCTTCTTACTTTGCAAGCAAGAATAAAAACTAGACGATCTCAGCAACAAAATAAGATAAAAGCTTAG
- the LOC114878407 gene encoding ankyrin repeat and BTB/POZ domain-containing protein BTBD11 isoform X1 has product MNDMSAIHRESCGDDCYCVICRELKDCRMAGNAEGAQGAQGRRDGINFILRRGLPFVTRSPSREWLETDLKREDVSLEEKCHSPEVRPVRKTDKDVAHKTVIYFGDTKQREKENRLGQRDVSSPITSRDESRMSEARKEETDGVEQGKNLTENEDTKVTHEIVVNVSPSREDVLKIEEDESQVEDYWSLPGDNSGFKADWSFVQQWRLRGPGGGGGSGRELYCPPYSKDFTDSSTKNGVHNMVHMVAERDTDSVAPTPTPQHPHHSQHHHLSLHEIRALQRRPECTGNSSSDENRSSGHASMSDTGGHTSSSSPPHRHHRAHSPQQLNSVPEDDRLSASVTQRNGRSRSGQNRNRHRATPAKLQVPWSGSGLEDIKLAIQQLTMRSHKSSSTYSSLSGSESSEPAVRRLMRHSSLETINTNVTSADEFVWVDSHNRLVELQQLPWTHHDVLRVLQNGRTREHMEQVSMETIPRLSYLLQRALVRVGRETQRLAKPVGLCSKHEVYSAFKIVLCPALADSCTKACLRAAAMFAVSGDQLKQSKASRSGLQLPVGRFLRWMSDVRLGRMIHEYAAIYLTAGIENLLEEILLQCIPTDPHTTLTATMLEHAIANSGDLWGLLQPYAHLNAGRTASGALAMPRWASVSSLNSSSSSSRSGRDATSSALEPSLLTTCVGSMSELIDLISKVAQAGRSPIPLTTKALNALFYYMRCSQLEHGERGSGIQELAYERAYVVLPPLVEWLRVATAHAEHRHGLVVDQDDINQAARLLLPGVDCPVRPICFEEVSVCSKRIDDTEYVRLLTMDMAFKMLTSGRADLIAQAMPLLPSAKINTVNDNGFTALMIACINGDETAVLALLDAGADLNIESPPPSTGQLANTPSKVPVTPGTSSTRSPVTPSSMMSSGKSIQSSNSASSLPSPSNNVSSNVCCNQTAFNAETQHWTALTYTALMGHCNIARILLERGAAVEGGAKPSEDKCTVTPLQAATATGNNEMVALLLAHGAQPFLSTLIKDSFSYSGSAQRGCYSAISVATAHGQRSCLHQLLSHPLNFSAKRGEKEVLSLEEILAEGSAASSPQQQTVDGRGNRREGKEPVFNKVQTKALQEAMYHSAESNHLDITMELRGLKVGWTLHCWMHSLGTAHEMRLDSVIDQLLQDFLQVCPDDYSTQFVQECLPLLFNIFRYSKKEGTTLLLADIFCTCFGWEPIKPIRDTTLSSGSRIDPKFVNNPELSDVQFRVEGRVFYGHKIVLVTSSPRFRNMLSSKLCEGNPPIVQINDIRYHIFQMVMEFLYHGGCATLEVNQSDVLELMAAANFFQLDGLLRYCEAQCSSMVDLDNIVSMYIHAKVYNATQLLEYCQGFLLQNMVALLTYDDSVKRLLFAKKLPNHDVLAGLLLTLQARIKTRRSQQQNKIKA; this is encoded by the exons ATGAATGACATGTCGGCGATACACCGTGAATCATGCGGTGACGATTGTTACTGCGTGATCTGTCGGGAGTTGAAAGATTGCAGGATGGCTGGCAACGCGGAGGGTGCTCAGGGTGCTCAGGGTCGTCGCGATGGCATCAACTTCATCCTGCGTCGTGGTCTGCCCTTCGTGACTAGATCTCCGTCGCGGGAATGGCTGGAGACGGATCTGAAACGCGAGGATGTCAGCTTAGAGGAGAAGTGTCACTCGCCGGAAGTGAGGCCAGTCAGGAAAACCGACAAAGACGTGGCTCATAAAACCGTCATCTACTTTGGAGACActaaacaaagagagaaagagaacagACTGGGTCAAAGAGACGTTTCTTCGCCGATTACGTCCAGAGATGAATCCAGGATGTCGGAGGCAAGAAAGGAGGAAACCGACGGTGTCGAACAGGGCAAGAATCTGACGGAAAACGAGGACACCAAGGTCACTCACGAAATCGTGGTGAACGTTAGCCCGAGTAGAGAGGACGTGTTGAAGATCGAAGAGGACGAGAGCCAGGTCGAGGATTATTGGTCCTTGCCCGGGGACAACAGCGGGTTCAAGGCTGACTGGAGCTTCGTTCAGCAATGGCGCCTCAGGGG ACCTGGCGGTGGCGGTGGCAGTGGAAGGGAATTGTATTGTCCTCCGTATTCAAAGGATTTTACGGACAGTTCAACGAAAAACGGTGTCCACAATATGGTTCACATGGTAGCGGAAAGGGACACGGATAGCGTAGCACCAACGCCAACGCCTCAGCACCCTCATCATTCTCAGCATCACCATCTCAGTTTACACGAAATTCGTGCGCTTCAG aGGCGACCAGAATGTACTGGTAATAGCTCCTCGGATGAGAATCGATCGTCGGGACATGCGAGCATGTCGGACACGGGTGGCCACACGAGCAGCAGTTCACCACCGCATCGTCACCACAGAGCTCACAGTCCCCAACAGTTAAACTCGGTGCCCGAAGACGATCGTTTGTCAGCCTCGGTTACACAGAGAAATGGCAGGAGTAGATCCGGCCAGAATCGCAATAGACACAGAGCTACACCTGCCAAG TTGCAGGTACCCTGGTCCGGTTCCGGTTTAGAGGATATCAAACTAGCTATCCAGCAGCTGACAATGCGCTCTCACAAATCATCCTCGACTTACTCCTCCTTGAGCGGCTCCGAGAGTTCAGAACCAGCTGTAAGGAGGTTGATGAGACATTCCAGCCTGGAAACTATCAACACTAACGTGACCAGCGCCGACGAATTCGTCTGGGTAGACTCGCACAATAGACTGGTGGAACTGCAACAATTACCCTGGACTCATCACGACGTCCTACGCGTTTTACAAAATGGTAGAACCAGGGAGCACATGGAACAAGTGTCGATGGAAACGATACCTCGGCTCTCTTATTTGTTGCAACGCGCTCTGGTCAGAGTTGGTCGAGAAACGCAGAGATTAGCGAAACCAGTTGGTCTTTGCAGCAAACACGAAGTGTACAGCGCGTTCAAGATTGTCCTTTGTCCGGCTTTGGCAGATTCTTGCACCAAG GCATGCTTAAGAGCCGCGGCTATGTTTGCCGTATCCGGTGATCAGCTGAAGCAATCAAAAGCATCTCGTTCAGGGTTGCAGCTACCGGTAGGACGATTTCTTCGTTGGATGTCCGACGTACGGCTTGGAAGAATGATACACGAATACGCGGCCATATATTTGACCGCGGGTATTGAAAACCTTCTGGAAGAAATATTGTTACAATGCATACCTACCGATCCGCACACAACGTTAACCGCAACGATGCTGGAACATGCTATAGCGAACAGCGGTGATTTATGGGGTCTTCTGCAACCGTACGCGCATTTGAATGCTGGTCGAACAGCATCAG GTGCTCTGGCAATGCCACGTTGGGCAAGCGTAAGTTCCTTAAACTCTTCTTCGTCGTCGTCTCGCAGTGGAAGAGACGCAACGAGTTCAGCATTGGAACCATCGCTGTTAACCACCTGTGTCGGCTCGATGTCAGAGTTGATAGATTTGATCTCCAAAGTGGCACAAGCCGGACGTTCACCCATACCCTTAACAACCAAAGCACTGAACGCTTTGTTCTATTATATGAGGTGTTCACAG ttGGAGCATGGAGAACGAGGTTCTGGTATACAAGAACTCGCTTATGAACGAGCGTACGTGGTCCTTCCGCCGTTGGTAGAGTGGCTACGCGTTGCAACTGCTCATGCAGAACATAGACACGGCCTCGTTGTAGATCAAGACGATATTAATCAAGCTGCCAGATTGCTATTACCTGGAGTAGACTGCCCTGTTAGACCTATATG CTTTGAAGAAGTTTCAGTCTGTTCGAAACGCATCGATGACACCGAATATGTGCGTCTTCTTACGATGGATATGGCGTTCAAAATGTTAACCAGTGGTCGTGCCGATCTGATAGCTCAAGCTATGCCTCTTTTGCCATCCGCGAAAATCAACACGGTAAACGACAATGGTTTCACCGCGTTGATGATAGCCTGCATAAACGGGGATGAAACTGCTGTACTAGCTTTACTGGATGCTGGAGCGGACTTGAATATAGAAAGTCCACCACCCTCCACTGGTCAATTAGCAAACACACCTTCCAAGGTTCCGGTAACACCAGGGACATCGAGCACTAGAAGTCCCGTTACTCCATCCTCGATGATGTCCTCAGGGAAAAGTATCCAATCTTCGAATTCAGCTTCCAGTTTACCAAGTCCTTCGAACAACGTTTCGAGCAATGTCTGCTGCAATCAAACTGCTTTCAATGCTGAAACTCAACACTGGACCGCTTTAACTTACACGGCATTGATGGGACACTGTAATATCGCCAGGATATTGTTGGAAAGAGGCGCAGCAGTGGAAGGTGGTGCTAAACCCAGTGAggacaaatgtacagttacACCGTTGCAAGCTGCTACAGCAACTGGTAACAACGAAATGGTGGCACTGCTGTTAGCTCACGGAGCGCAACCATTTTTGTCAACGTTGATCAAAGATTCGTTTTCTTACTCCGGATCAGCGCAACGTGGTTGTTACAG TGCAATATCAGTAGCAACAGCTCATGGTCAAAGAAGCTGCCTTCACCAGCTGTTATCTCATCCTCTGAATTTTTCTGCTAAACGAGGAGAGAAAGAGGTGTTGTCTTTGGAAGAGATTCTTGCAGAAGGTAGCGCAGCCAGCAGTCCGCAACAACAAACTGTAGATGGAAGAGGGAATCGAAGGGAAGGAAAAGAACCAGTTTTTAATAAGGTTCAGACAAAAGCTTTGCAGGAAGCGATGTATCACAGTGCTGAAAGTAACCATTTag ATATCACAATGGAACTTCGTGGATTAAAAGTAGGTTGGACCTTACATTGTTGGATGCATAGTCTTGGAACAGCTCACGAAATGAGACTAGATTCCGTGATAGATCAATTGCTTCAAGATTTCCTTCAAGTGTGTCCAGATGATTATTCGACACAATTTGTACAAGAATGTCTTCCTTtgttatttaacatttttaggTATAGCAAG aAAGAAGGCACGACTCTTCTTCTTGCCGACATTTTCTGTACATGCTTTGGGTGGGAACCGATAAAACCTATCAGAGACACTACACTTTCAAGTGGATCAAGAATAGAtccaaaatttgtaaataatcCAGAGTTAAGCGATGTACAGTTCAGAGTGGAGGGTAGAGTTTTCTATGGCCATAAAATTGTTTTAGTCACATCCTCTCCAAGGTTTAGAAACATGTTGAGTTCCAAATTATGCGAGGGAAATCCTCCTATTGTACAGATTAATGATATACGATACCACATTTTTCAG aTGGTTATGGAATTTTTGTACCACGGTGGATGTGCCACATTAGAAGTTAATCAAAGTGATGTCTTGGAATTAATGGCTGCAGCGAATTTCTTCCAATTAGATGGTTTGCTTAGGTACTGTGAAGCGCAATGCTCTTCAATGGTTGATCTTGATAACATTGTTTCCATGTACATTCATGCAAAg GTTTATAACGCGACTCAACTTTTAGAATATTGCCAAGGatttttgttacaaaataTGGTCGCTTTATTGACTTACGATGACTCGGTTAAGCGTCTATTGTTTGCTAAAAAACTGCCAAATCACGATGTCCTCGCGGGCCTTCTTCTTACTTTGCAAGCAAGAATAAAAACTAGACGATCTCAGCAACAAAATAAGATAAAAGCTTAG